Proteins found in one Megalobrama amblycephala isolate DHTTF-2021 linkage group LG5, ASM1881202v1, whole genome shotgun sequence genomic segment:
- the znf839 gene encoding uncharacterized protein znf839 translates to MADNEDDNNSASKSAAAKMENLDASGPLPQQETTQAEGENNEVDASKTPSTAEGGVDQGLAELMHSESAVDVRVVDGTQEVIGQIVGGEVITDPNIITSYVQATAEAGVTAECTTVSGEVLNALAPTTTIIYVQPDGSFVESSGLSAEEQQQLIEQLAKQQLVHVAGTETVVKPSTSPIVDVQQVIVSKAQVIAQTEPATTHTTTPKILQRAVTSQQTSYITLESSNLQLATAIQPQPVSIVQNASQQLQSVAKQVALQQSQNGANTTTQKAVEPIQIQVQAPLKQDSKQRQTTPITILQSQNLSAGQPLVKVSTVGTLSSPQIIHITPVPGQQQYFLQNPSDPPIQLLLQKPSPVVSTISVPISKVHVPAPATVKSPPAKPVVPTPKVLVPSPKVLSPPAKITMPTKVITAETKTSTPTVEKDTQKVKNRQKKPQKIQTRSGRVSRPPKHKVKDYKFIKNEDLAESHQSDSDDYSEISVEDEDGEEHRKKSSDVTLNLRDKSFKCDTCDKAYIGVAGLNRHYKLNPTHDKNPTPPQAEDLSKTRDEQPSGTEVTDTSHVKTLSTQKVQEIGKVEIRRPGRPRGPGRPGRPRRPGRPPKRGRPGRPPKYPGGMSLEQQAQRQRNRLKEFIKQYDDEDLMEIILPRLARVMTVWEFVLMKVEKGYPSKQQFPSVYHEFEQLHSQVKKMALEYLHTSPASRPAIEVNNMGVLQSLGITDPNALKLLTSSEGQQSQKTNQSEPRANQATKSLRTFENAKMLPPAKRFKIENCNEETNGYQVNQNGIQKDETVDGSVLRKPQVVLTRLENLTSVDLTAEDATQSAENTSPPRTEEEPMETEVPPSDSDATKTVEDPDISKVLNSSVTVDIADQMKQLEQALSTDSEFKNSQEPAQQEVQDGQADTLEDPEASLVVQEESPVVIQTAEGLVMQSAEELAAKGIVIVNGPDGTMMHIEAPEGVPLETVHALLGIETERKT, encoded by the exons ATGGCGGACAATGAAGACGATAATAATTCAGCGTCCAAATCTGCTGCAGCGAAAATGGAAAATCTCGACGCGAGCGGACCTCTGCCGCAGCAAGAGACGACACAAGCCGAGGGAGAAAATAATGAAGTCGACGCAAGCAAAACGCCGTCCACCGCAGAAGGGGGCGTTGATCAAGGCCTCGCCGAGTTAATGCACAGCGAGTCGGCGGTGGATGTCAGAGTTGTGGATGGTACTCAGGAGGTGATCGGGCAAATCGTGGGGGGTGAGGTGATAACCGATCCGAATATCATAACGTCCTATGTCCAGGCCACCGCAGAGGCCGGTGTGACGGCAGAATGCACCACTGTAAGCGGCGAAGTCTTAAACGCTCTTGCACCGACGACCACCATCATTTACGTGCAGCCCGACGGCAGCTTCGTGGAGAGCTCGGGCTTATCGGCCGAGGAGCAGCAGCAACTAATCGAGCAATTAGCCAAACAACAATTAGTCCATGTGGCAGGGACTGAGACAGTTGTGAAACCCTCCACGTCCCCTATCGTGGACGTGCAGCAGGTTATAGTGAGTAAAGCACAAGTGATCGCCCAGACAGAGCCAGCTACGACCCATACAACTACCCCGAAGATACTGCAGAGAGCTGTCACATCGCAGCAGACGTCCTATATTACACTGGAATCCAGTAACTTGCAGTTGGCGACAGCGATCCAGCCACAGCCAGTCAGTATCGTGCAAAACGCGTCGCAGCAGCTGCAGAGCGTCGCCAAACAGGTCGCGCTGCAGCAGTCGCAGAATGGAGCCAACACGACCACCCAGAAG GCAGTCGAGCCCATCCAAATTCAAGTGCAGGCACCTCTGAAGCAAGACAGTAAACAACGGCAGACAACTCCAATAACAATTTTACAGTCGCAGAATCTGTCAGCCGGTCAGCCGCTGGTGAAGGTTTCAACCGTAGGAACATTAAGCAGCCCACAGATCATCCATATCACCCCTGTGCCAGGACAGCAGCAATATTTCTTACAAAACCCAAGCGATCCTCCTATTCAGCTTCTCCTTCAGAAACCATCTCCTGTGGTTAGCACCATTTCTGTCCCAATTAGCAAGGTACACGTCCCTGCACCTGCCACAGTCAAGAGCCCACCAGCCAAGCCGGTTGTTCCTACCCCAAAGGTCCTTGTGCCGTCTCCTAAAGTTTTATCTCCTCCAGCCAAGATAACGATGCCTACCAAAGTTATTACTGCGGAAACAAAAACTTCAACTCCAACCGTTGAAAAGGACACACAGAAAGTTAAGAATCGCCAGAAGAAGCCTCAAAAAATCCAGACCCGCTCTGGTCGGGTGTCTAGACCACCTAAGCACAAGGTGAAGGACTAcaagtttattaagaatgaggACTTGGCAGAAAGCCACCAATCAGATTCCGATGACTACTCTGAGATAAGTGTGGAGGATGAGGATGGAGAAGAACACAGGAAGAAGAGCTCAGATGTAACCCTCAATCTACGTGACAAATCCTTTAAATGTGATACCTGTGATAAAGCGTACATCGGCGTCGCCGGTTTGAATAGACACTATAAGCTAAATCCCACACATGACAAGAACCCGACGCCACCTCAAGCAGAAGACCTCTCCAAAACTAGAGACGAACAACCTTCGGGAACTGAAGTCACCGATACTAGTCATGTGAAAACACTCAGTACTCAAAAA GTTCAAGAAATTGGCAAGGTAGAAATCAGGAGACCTGGGCGGCCTAGGGGACCAGGACGGCCTGGCCGTCCTAGGAGGCCTGGTCGGCCACCTAAGAGAGGACGACCAGGACGGCCACCCAAGTACCCAGGAGGAATGAGCTTGGAGCAGCAAGCACAAAGACAGAGAAATCGGCTAAAAGAA TTTATTAAACAGTATGACGATGAGGATCTCATGGAGATCATTCTTCCACGTCTGGCCAGAGTTATGACTGTATGGGAGTTTGTGCTGATGAAG GTGGAAAAGGGCTACCCATCAAAGCAACAGTTCCCGAGCGTCTACCATGAGTTTGAACAACTACACAGCCAAGTGAAGAAGATGGCACTTGAATATTTGCACACTTCACCAGCCTCCCGGCCAGCTATTGAAGTCAACAACATGGGA GTTTTACAATCTCTGGGTATAACTGATCCCAATGCACTAAAACTCCTGACTTCCTCTGAGGGACAACAAAGTCAAAAGACAAATCAGTCAGAGCCACGAGCAAATCAGGCCACCAAGAGTCTACGGACTTTTGAG AATGCCAAAATGCTGCCTCCTGCGAAAAggtttaaaatagaaaactgcaATGAAGAAACCAACGGCTATCAAGTTAATCAGAATGGTATCCAGAAGGACGAGACCGTTGATGGCTCTGTGCTGCGAAAGCCTCAGGTGGTATTGACCAGACTGGAGAACTTGACTTCTGTAGACCTGACCGCTGAAGACGCTACACAGAGCGCTGAAAACACCAGCCCGCCGAGGACAGAAGAAGAGCCTATGGAGACGGAAGTGCCGCCTTCGGATTCTGATGCTACAAAAACCGTAGAAGATCCAGACATCTCCAAGGTTCTAAACAGCAGCGTAACCGTCGACATCGCGGATCAGATGAAAcagctggagcaggctctgagCACCGACTCGGAGTTTAAGAACTCGCAAGAACCCGCTCAGCAAGAGGTTCAAGACGGCCAGGCAGACACTCTCGAGGATCCCGAGGCCAGTCTGGTGGTGCAGGAAGAATCTCCGGTTGTTATCCAGACAGCAGAGGGGCTTGTCATGCAGAGCGCAGAAGAGTTAGCCGCCAAAGGCATCGTCATTGTCAACGGgcctgatggcacaatgatgcaCATTGAGGCACCTGAAGGGGTTCCTTTAGAGACCGTTCATGCCCTGCTGGGCATTGAAACCGAAAGAAAGACTTAA